The nucleotide sequence TTCACATTCACGCCTTTTCCCGCCCATTCGTTTGACAACGCCTTGGTGAGCTGGCCGATGCCGCCCTTCGAAGCCGCGTAGCCCGGAACCGTGACGCCGCCTTGAAAAGTGAGGAGCGAAGCGGTGAAAATGATTTTCCCGCTGCCACGCTCGATCATTTTCGCGCCGATGTCGCGGCTCAGGAGGAACTGCGCGTTGAGGTTCACATCAATGACCTCGAACCACATGTCATCCGGGTGCTCGGCGGCGGGCGCTCGCTTGATGGTGCCCGCATTGTTCACCAGAATGTCCGGCGTTCCGTGCTCCGCCACGACTTGTGCGGCGAATGCCTTCACCGCTTCCCTGTCGGAAAAATCACACTGGTAGGCGGTGAATTTCCGGCCAAGCGCGGTGACCGCTTTTTCAACGGCGCTGCCCGAGGGTTCCAGACTGGCGCTGACGCCGATGATGTCCGCGCCCGCTTCGGCCAGGCCCTGTGCCATCGCGAAGCCGATGCCCCGCTTGCAGCCGGTGACGATGGCGGTTTTTCCAGTGAGATCGAAGTAGTTCATGAAGAAGTTGGATGGTGGGGTGTTGAGGGAAGAAACACGAATCGACGGGCTCGTCCTCTTCTCTTAAGTCTTATGTTTTGCCGTCCGGAGTCTCACCGCAGGTCCGCGATCTCCACACGATCCATGTCGGTGAAAGCCTGGTTCTCCCCACCCATCGCCCAGCAGAAACGGTAGCTCGCTGTCCCGCAACCGGTATGAACGGACCACGGCGGCGAGAGCACCACCTGGCGGTCCGCCACCCACAGAGGGCGCGTTTCCTGCGGCTGGCCCATCATGTGCAGCACGCGGTGGGCGGCCGGCACGTCAAAATAGCAATACACCTCGCTGCGGCGGTCATGGGTGTGGCATGGCATGGTGTTCCAGATGCTGCCCGGCTTGAACTCCGTGAAGCCCAGCACCAGTTGGCAGCTCTTGATGCCGTTCTCGTGGATATACTGGAAAATGGTGCGCTCGTTGCACTCGTCCTTGCTTCCGAGCTCCACGCGGTTGGCGTCCGCCCGGGTGGCTTTGGTGGTGGGATATCCGGCGTGCGCGGGATAGCTGACGAGGTAGAAAACCGCGGGATCGCCCGCATCCGTGCTGCTGAAGGAGATCTCCTTGCTGCCACGTCCGATATAGAGGCAGTCGTGTTTGTCGATCTCGTAAACCGTGCCGTCGACATCGACGCTGCCTGCGGCACCGAGGTTCAGCAGACCGACTTCCCGGCGCTGGCAGAAGAAGTCCGCCTTGAGCGCGTCGTCATTTCCGAGGACCAGAGTGCCTTCCGTCGGGATGACGCTGCCGACGATGGCACGGTCGAGGTCGGTATAGATGAGATTCACCTCGCCCGTGAAGAAGAGTTCGTCGAGCAGAAAGGCCGCGCGCAGTTCCTGCGTATCAAGGACCGCTGTTTCGCGGGGAGATGGCATCAGTCGTGTTTCCATAAATTGTTTGAAGTGGTTTTAAAGATTCTTTCGCCGGATGAATATCCCCTTTTAGGAGCACTCGATTTTTCTTTGCTCAAGCGGGCCTCCATCCTTCATTGGACCCGGCTGGTGGCAAACGGAATCTCAGTTACCACGTTTACTTCAACCCAAAAACCAAATGCAACTTTCAATCAAACCGCCCCGCCGTTCGCTTTTCGGTAAAATCCTGCTGCTCACCTTCGTGGTGATCTCGCCCCTGCGCGCGGCGGATCCGAAGGTGGCCGAGATTCTCACCGACATGAAGCGCGTGGCGGACTGGCAGATCGCGAACCCTTCCAAGCACAAGATCCACGACTGGACGCAGGCTCCGTTTTTCATGGGTCTTGCCAGCCTCCACCAGGTTTCCGGTGATGAAAAATATCTCACCGCTCTCGACGGCTTCGGCAAACTGCTGTCCTACGGCCCCGGCCCGCGCGTCACGCATGCGGACGACCATGCGGTGCTGCAGGCATGGCTGGAGGAATACCGCCTCGACAAGGATCCCGCGAAGCTGAACCCGACTGTCGCCCATTTCGACAGGCTGCAGACCGCCCTGGCGAACGAAGGCCCGAAGTCGATTTCCGGCGGCACCTTCACCTGGTGCTGGTGCGACGCCCTCTTCATGTCCCCCGCCATCTGGGTGCAACTCTCCGAACTTACCAAGGATTCCAAATACCTCGCTTGGGCGGACAAGGAATGGTGGACCACGACAGACGTGCTCTACGATGCCACACACCACCTCTATTACCGCGACAACCGCTTTTTCACCAAGCGCACTCCGACCGGCAAGAAAGTCTTCTGGTCGCGTGGAAACGGCTGGGTCGTCGGCGGTCTGATCCACGTGCTGGACCATCTCCCGGCGGATCATCCGTCTCGGACGAAGTATCTCGGCCTCTACCACGACATGATGTATGCGCTGGTCAAGCTTCAGAACGAGGACGGTCTGTGGCGCACCAGCCTGCTGGACCCACAGGACCCGAAAGGTGAATCCTCCGGTTCGTCATTTTTCACCTACTCCATGGCCTGGGGGATCAACCGGGGCCTGCTTCCCGCCGAAACCTTCCGTCCCGTGGTGATGAAAGGTTATCAGGCGCTGGCGAAGAACATCCAGCCCACCGGCATGTTGGGATATGTCCAGAAAATCGGTGAGGCGCCGGACAAGCAGGATACGACCGCGGAGTCCACGGAAGTCTATGGCTCGGGCGCGTTCCTGTTGGCCGGGTCCGAAGTGGTCCGCCTGCTTGATCCTGCGAAACGCCGGACGGACCTCGCCACCTTTGACGGCGTGAAGCTGCCCGAGCGCTTCCTGCCGGCCACGCCGCGCACGTTCGCCAGATTCATCCCCGAACGTTCGGATGATTTTGCCTGGGAGAACGACCTCGTCGCCTTCCGCACCTACGGACCCGCGCTTCGTTCCGGACCGGAGAACAGCGGCATCGACTGCTGGTTCAAGCGCGTCCCCTACCCCGTCATCGACAAGTGGTACCTGCAGGACCGCCTGAAGCTGGAGTATGGAAAAATCAACAAGCCCTATCATGACGACCAGGGCGACGGCTATGACGTTTACAAGGTGAGCGACACCCGTGGCTGCGGCGGCATCTCGGTGTGGGCGGATGACAAATTGTATAACTCAGAAACCTATGTCGCCCAGCGCGTCATCGAGAACACTCCGGAGCGCGTCGTTTTCGAACTGGATTACGCAAGCGACTTCAAGGGCAAGGTCCTCCGCGAGACCAAGCGCATCACCCTCATCATGGGAGTCCGCATGTTCCAAAGCGATTCACGCTTCACCCTCGACGGCAAGCCAGCCGCGAACCTCGATGTCGCCATCGGCCTCATGCCGCAGGTCAAGGGCGGCGCACCGGTCTTCACTCCGAAATCCGGCACGATGCACGTCTGGGAAACACTTGATGGCAACGACCTCGGCACCGGTGTGGCCATTGATCCGGCCCGGGTGGTGAAGATGACCACCCACACCGACGCCGCCGGACAAACCCAGGCCCTCTGCCTTGCGAAGACCGATGAATCCGGCGCCATCCGCTGGTTCTCCGGTTTCGGATGGTCGGGACAGGGAGACATTACCACGGAGAAGAAGTGGACGGACTATCTGGAATCCTTTTCCACGAAATATGTGAAAGCTCCATATGAGGGTTACGGCAAGAGCGAACCCATCAAGGTCCACGCGCTTGACGTCCCCGCCGCAGCGGAAGCCAAGTGAAGCGGCTCAAATGAATCAGCGGCCGGCGACTTGTGACTCCGCAGGAACATATTTCCGGGCGGGAAAGTCGTTGGCCGGATTCGTTACTTCTTCACTTCCTGATTTACGAGCTGATTAGGTTCGGCCAGGGCCCAATGAGCTTGTGTGCCGCTACGTGTGCGGATGACCTCCGGCAGCGGGCGTTTGGAATAGTCTGATTCCAGCTCCCGCAATCGGGGGAAATCCATGATGATGCGATTGCGTATTTCATTGAAGGACAGCCC is from Luteolibacter yonseiensis and encodes:
- the kduI gene encoding 5-dehydro-4-deoxy-D-glucuronate isomerase translates to METRLMPSPRETAVLDTQELRAAFLLDELFFTGEVNLIYTDLDRAIVGSVIPTEGTLVLGNDDALKADFFCQRREVGLLNLGAAGSVDVDGTVYEIDKHDCLYIGRGSKEISFSSTDAGDPAVFYLVSYPAHAGYPTTKATRADANRVELGSKDECNERTIFQYIHENGIKSCQLVLGFTEFKPGSIWNTMPCHTHDRRSEVYCYFDVPAAHRVLHMMGQPQETRPLWVADRQVVLSPPWSVHTGCGTASYRFCWAMGGENQAFTDMDRVEIADLR
- a CDS encoding glycoside hydrolase family 88 protein, producing the protein MQLSIKPPRRSLFGKILLLTFVVISPLRAADPKVAEILTDMKRVADWQIANPSKHKIHDWTQAPFFMGLASLHQVSGDEKYLTALDGFGKLLSYGPGPRVTHADDHAVLQAWLEEYRLDKDPAKLNPTVAHFDRLQTALANEGPKSISGGTFTWCWCDALFMSPAIWVQLSELTKDSKYLAWADKEWWTTTDVLYDATHHLYYRDNRFFTKRTPTGKKVFWSRGNGWVVGGLIHVLDHLPADHPSRTKYLGLYHDMMYALVKLQNEDGLWRTSLLDPQDPKGESSGSSFFTYSMAWGINRGLLPAETFRPVVMKGYQALAKNIQPTGMLGYVQKIGEAPDKQDTTAESTEVYGSGAFLLAGSEVVRLLDPAKRRTDLATFDGVKLPERFLPATPRTFARFIPERSDDFAWENDLVAFRTYGPALRSGPENSGIDCWFKRVPYPVIDKWYLQDRLKLEYGKINKPYHDDQGDGYDVYKVSDTRGCGGISVWADDKLYNSETYVAQRVIENTPERVVFELDYASDFKGKVLRETKRITLIMGVRMFQSDSRFTLDGKPAANLDVAIGLMPQVKGGAPVFTPKSGTMHVWETLDGNDLGTGVAIDPARVVKMTTHTDAAGQTQALCLAKTDESGAIRWFSGFGWSGQGDITTEKKWTDYLESFSTKYVKAPYEGYGKSEPIKVHALDVPAAAEAK
- a CDS encoding SDR family oxidoreductase; translation: MNYFDLTGKTAIVTGCKRGIGFAMAQGLAEAGADIIGVSASLEPSGSAVEKAVTALGRKFTAYQCDFSDREAVKAFAAQVVAEHGTPDILVNNAGTIKRAPAAEHPDDMWFEVIDVNLNAQFLLSRDIGAKMIERGSGKIIFTASLLTFQGGVTVPGYAASKGGIGQLTKALSNEWAGKGVNVNAIAPGYISTDNTEALRDDPVRSTQILSRIPAGRWGDPEDFKGPVIFLASEASRYVHGEILVVDGGWMGR